One Epinephelus lanceolatus isolate andai-2023 chromosome 10, ASM4190304v1, whole genome shotgun sequence genomic region harbors:
- the trak1a gene encoding trafficking kinesin-binding protein 1 isoform X6 has translation MNVCNSTDLPELEIISLLEEQLPVYKLRADTIFGYDQDDWLHTPLVDPVSALDLTTEQIEETLKYFLLCADRVGQMTKTYSDIDAVTRLLEEKERDLELAARIGQSLLKKNKALSERNELLEEQVEHIREEVSQLRHDLSMKDELLQFYTSAAEESEGESTTSTPVRPSETSVSTPVSFPLDSLQKKLKDLEEENKSLRSEASHLETETISYEEKELQLVNDCVKELRDANVQISSLAEELARKTEDASRQQEEITHLLSQIVDLQKKAKMYAVENEELTQHLGAAKDAQRQLTAELRELQDKYAECMEMLHEAQEELKNLRNKTLPLSTPRRFHSLGLFPMDSLAAEIEGTMRKELQMDDPDVEEQRLHPKRVFQTVKNLNLMRQQRSSLAPSPLNIPGSNQTSCLTSGLSSRVGTPRSNSIYGSETGSGIILDNRTSSILECPDDGSEDSNKRPPGTPGTPGSRDLEAALRRLSLRRDNYLSEKRFFEDERERKLAYLAKEDEKGGEGSSGGPGTPMESLLSLCSHPSLGSVWSGYSFTARSYLPEKLQIVKPLEGSATLHAWQQLAQPHMGALLDHRPGVVTKGFRTLAHEQEQEQEDGWHLDQPEEDEDLCDTFTGLSGESSAPMDLPHSTSSPSICCNKMEDADDNSQSQTLQGDLCRAREPIQVKDGHVANMPLSFSCSSPSSSPLPSSSEMNGHVDLKELQALQAAAVDHMPVNFPGKCMSHTSSTYTFTTCRILHPSDQLTSVSPRSCDEEDEVELYHMVVMAGVEQTH, from the exons ATGA ATGTGTGTAACAGTACTGATTTGCCGGAGCTTGAGATTATCAGCTTATTGGAGGAACAGCTGCCAGTCTACAAGCTGAGGGCCGACACCATCTTTGGCTACGACCAAGATGACTGGCTGCACACGCCACTGGTGGATCCCGTCTCTGCCCTCGACCTGACTACTGAACAGATAGAGGAGACCCTCAAATACTTCC tGCTGTGTGCTGACAGAGTGGGCCAGATGACGAAGACCTACAGTGACATTGATGCTGTGACTCGGCTGCTGGAAGAG AAAGAGCGTGACTTGGAGTTAGCAGCTCGCATCGGACAGTCactgctgaagaaaaacaaagcccTCAGTGAGAGGAACGAACTGCTGGAGGAGCAAGTAGAGCACATACGAGAGGAG GTGTCTCAGTTGCGTCATGACTTGTCCATGAAAGATGAGCTGTTACAGTTTTATACCAGCGCTGCCGAGGAGAGTGAGGGGGAGTCTACCACCTCCACACC tgtgcGTCCCAGTGAAACCAGTGTGTCAACTCCAGTTAGTTTCCCTCTCGACTCTTTGCAGAAGAAACTCAAAGATCTGGAGgaagaaaacaaatcactgcgaTCTGAg GCCAGTCACCTGGAGACAGAAACCATCTCCTACGAGGAGAAAGAGCTACAACTTGTAAATGACTGTGTCAAAGAACTAC GTGATGCCAACGTGCAGATTTCCTCTCTGGCTGAAGAGCTGGCCAGGAAGACTGAAGACGCCTccagacagcaggaggagatcACACACCTCCTCTCCCAGATAGTAGACCTCCAGAAAAAGGCCAAGATG TATGCTGTGGAGAACGAGGAGCTGACTCAGCACCTAGGTGCAGCCAAAGATGCCCAGCGACAACTCACTGCTGAA TTGCGAGAATTACAGGATAAGTATGCCGAGTGCATggaaatgcttcatgaggctcaggaggagctgaagaacCTGAGAAATAAAACTTTACCACTCAGCACACCGAGGCGTTTCCATTCTCTGGGTCTGTTCCCGATG GACTCTCTGGCAGCAGAAATAGAGGGCACCATGAGGAAGGAACTTCAGATGGACGATCCAGATGTAGAAGAGCAGAG ACTGCACCCAAAGCGAGTGTTCCAGACGGTGAAAAACCTGAACCTGATGCGTCAGCAGCGTTCATCACTGGCCCCCTCACCCCTCAACATCCCAGGCTCCAACCAGACATCATGCCTCACCTCAGGGCTCTCCAGCAGGGTGGGCACGCCGCGCTCCAACTCCATATATGGTAGCGAGACAGGAAGTGGGATCATCCTGGACAACAGGACAAGCAGTATCCTGGAGTGTCCAGATGATGG GTCAGAGGACTCTAACAAGCGGCCCCCTGGAACCCCAGGGACCCCGGGCAGCAGGGACCTGGAGGCGGCCCTGCGGCGTCTGTCGCTCCGTCGTGACAACTACCTCTCAGAAAAACGCTTCTTTGaagatgagagggagagaaagctgGCTTACCTGGCCAAAGAGGATGAAAAGGGAGGCGAGGGGAGTAGCGGAGGCCCGGGGACACCGATGGAGAGCCTGTTATCGCTGTGCTCGCATCCCTCATTAGGAAGCGTCTGGTCAGGGTACTCCTTCACAGCGAGATCCTACCTGCCGGAGAAGCTGCAAATTGTAAAGCCGCTAGAAG GCTCTGCTACTCTCCACGCATGGCAGCAGCTGGCTCAACCCCACATGGGTGCTCTGTTGGATCATCGGCCTGGTGTAGTCACAAAGGGCTTTCGCACTTTAGCACACGAGCAGGAGCAGGAACAGGAAGACGGCTGGCACCTGGACCAACCAGAGGAGGACGAAGATTTGTGTGACACATTCACCGGCTTGTCAGGAGAGAGCTCTGCTCCCATGGATCTGCCTCACtctacctcctctccctccatctgctGCAACAAGATGGAAGACGCCGATGACAATAGCCAGTCGCAAACATTGCAAGGAGACTTGTGCAGGGCAAGAGAACCAATTCAAGTTAAAGACGGACATGTTGCAAACATGCCCCTTtccttctcctgctcctccccttcttcctctcctctcccctcttctTCTGAGATGAACGGGCACGTGGACCTCAAGGAGCTCCAGGCCTTACAGGCCGCCGCAGTAGACCATATGCCTG tTAATTTCCCAGGGAAGTGTATGTCCCATACCTCCTCTACATACACCTTCACCAcctgcaggattctccacccTTCTGATCAGCTGACCTCTGTGTCCCCGAG GTCATGTGATGAGGAAGATGAAGTGGAGTTGTATCATATGGTTGTCATGGCCGGAGTAGAGCAGACCCATTGA
- the trak1a gene encoding trafficking kinesin-binding protein 1 isoform X5 has protein sequence MALLSAAGTGDELEYSSQPEEDEEFICLPSHGSMEQEEEEEEEEYVCLPSHGSTEQEEEEEVDEEQQVLCEVLCADRVGQMTKTYSDIDAVTRLLEEKERDLELAARIGQSLLKKNKALSERNELLEEQVEHIREEVSQLRHDLSMKDELLQFYTSAAEESEGESTTSTPVRPSETSVSTPVSFPLDSLQKKLKDLEEENKSLRSEASHLETETISYEEKELQLVNDCVKELRDANVQISSLAEELARKTEDASRQQEEITHLLSQIVDLQKKAKMYAVENEELTQHLGAAKDAQRQLTAELRELQDKYAECMEMLHEAQEELKNLRNKTLPLSTPRRFHSLGLFPMDSLAAEIEGTMRKELQMDDPDVEEQRLHPKRVFQTVKNLNLMRQQRSSLAPSPLNIPGSNQTSCLTSGLSSRVGTPRSNSIYGSETGSGIILDNRTSSILECPDDGSEDSNKRPPGTPGTPGSRDLEAALRRLSLRRDNYLSEKRFFEDERERKLAYLAKEDEKGGEGSSGGPGTPMESLLSLCSHPSLGSVWSGYSFTARSYLPEKLQIVKPLEGSATLHAWQQLAQPHMGALLDHRPGVVTKGFRTLAHEQEQEQEDGWHLDQPEEDEDLCDTFTGLSGESSAPMDLPHSTSSPSICCNKMEDADDNSQSQTLQGDLCRAREPIQVKDGHVANMPLSFSCSSPSSSPLPSSSEMNGHVDLKELQALQAAAVDHMPVNFPGKCMSHTSSTYTFTTCRILHPSDQLTSVSPRSCDEEDEVELYHMVVMAGVEQTH, from the exons ATGGCTCTGCTCTCAGCTGCTGGTACTGGGGACGAGCTGGAGTATTCCAGCCAgccagaggaggatgaggaattTATTTGTCTACCCAGTCATGGAAGCatggagcaggaggaagaggaggaggaggaagagtatGTCTGTCTTCCCAGTCATGGAAGCACAgagcaggaggaagaagaggaggtggaTGAAGAGCAACAGGTTCTGTGTGAAG tGCTGTGTGCTGACAGAGTGGGCCAGATGACGAAGACCTACAGTGACATTGATGCTGTGACTCGGCTGCTGGAAGAG AAAGAGCGTGACTTGGAGTTAGCAGCTCGCATCGGACAGTCactgctgaagaaaaacaaagcccTCAGTGAGAGGAACGAACTGCTGGAGGAGCAAGTAGAGCACATACGAGAGGAG GTGTCTCAGTTGCGTCATGACTTGTCCATGAAAGATGAGCTGTTACAGTTTTATACCAGCGCTGCCGAGGAGAGTGAGGGGGAGTCTACCACCTCCACACC tgtgcGTCCCAGTGAAACCAGTGTGTCAACTCCAGTTAGTTTCCCTCTCGACTCTTTGCAGAAGAAACTCAAAGATCTGGAGgaagaaaacaaatcactgcgaTCTGAg GCCAGTCACCTGGAGACAGAAACCATCTCCTACGAGGAGAAAGAGCTACAACTTGTAAATGACTGTGTCAAAGAACTAC GTGATGCCAACGTGCAGATTTCCTCTCTGGCTGAAGAGCTGGCCAGGAAGACTGAAGACGCCTccagacagcaggaggagatcACACACCTCCTCTCCCAGATAGTAGACCTCCAGAAAAAGGCCAAGATG TATGCTGTGGAGAACGAGGAGCTGACTCAGCACCTAGGTGCAGCCAAAGATGCCCAGCGACAACTCACTGCTGAA TTGCGAGAATTACAGGATAAGTATGCCGAGTGCATggaaatgcttcatgaggctcaggaggagctgaagaacCTGAGAAATAAAACTTTACCACTCAGCACACCGAGGCGTTTCCATTCTCTGGGTCTGTTCCCGATG GACTCTCTGGCAGCAGAAATAGAGGGCACCATGAGGAAGGAACTTCAGATGGACGATCCAGATGTAGAAGAGCAGAG ACTGCACCCAAAGCGAGTGTTCCAGACGGTGAAAAACCTGAACCTGATGCGTCAGCAGCGTTCATCACTGGCCCCCTCACCCCTCAACATCCCAGGCTCCAACCAGACATCATGCCTCACCTCAGGGCTCTCCAGCAGGGTGGGCACGCCGCGCTCCAACTCCATATATGGTAGCGAGACAGGAAGTGGGATCATCCTGGACAACAGGACAAGCAGTATCCTGGAGTGTCCAGATGATGG GTCAGAGGACTCTAACAAGCGGCCCCCTGGAACCCCAGGGACCCCGGGCAGCAGGGACCTGGAGGCGGCCCTGCGGCGTCTGTCGCTCCGTCGTGACAACTACCTCTCAGAAAAACGCTTCTTTGaagatgagagggagagaaagctgGCTTACCTGGCCAAAGAGGATGAAAAGGGAGGCGAGGGGAGTAGCGGAGGCCCGGGGACACCGATGGAGAGCCTGTTATCGCTGTGCTCGCATCCCTCATTAGGAAGCGTCTGGTCAGGGTACTCCTTCACAGCGAGATCCTACCTGCCGGAGAAGCTGCAAATTGTAAAGCCGCTAGAAG GCTCTGCTACTCTCCACGCATGGCAGCAGCTGGCTCAACCCCACATGGGTGCTCTGTTGGATCATCGGCCTGGTGTAGTCACAAAGGGCTTTCGCACTTTAGCACACGAGCAGGAGCAGGAACAGGAAGACGGCTGGCACCTGGACCAACCAGAGGAGGACGAAGATTTGTGTGACACATTCACCGGCTTGTCAGGAGAGAGCTCTGCTCCCATGGATCTGCCTCACtctacctcctctccctccatctgctGCAACAAGATGGAAGACGCCGATGACAATAGCCAGTCGCAAACATTGCAAGGAGACTTGTGCAGGGCAAGAGAACCAATTCAAGTTAAAGACGGACATGTTGCAAACATGCCCCTTtccttctcctgctcctccccttcttcctctcctctcccctcttctTCTGAGATGAACGGGCACGTGGACCTCAAGGAGCTCCAGGCCTTACAGGCCGCCGCAGTAGACCATATGCCTG tTAATTTCCCAGGGAAGTGTATGTCCCATACCTCCTCTACATACACCTTCACCAcctgcaggattctccacccTTCTGATCAGCTGACCTCTGTGTCCCCGAG GTCATGTGATGAGGAAGATGAAGTGGAGTTGTATCATATGGTTGTCATGGCCGGAGTAGAGCAGACCCATTGA